tttgtatgatgTTGTTTGTGAtagatatataatttataaggttttaaaTTTTGGAATACTTAATTTTGCAAAGTTTTACTTGTTTTTGCTCACGATTTAGTttttggttataattttttctcattgaaaaaattaaatgaaaatatcatgtagcataattataaaaaaaatttgactatTAATCAGTTGATTAATCAAAGATTTATCGCACAATTGCTTGTGAGATCAAAacaatatgttttcttttgtcTGTCTCCTCTTGCCTGCTTGGAGCTTTGCTCGTTATTGGGTCAAGTTTAATTGCAAATGTTGTCATGCGGCTTGACTTGTTCTCGGAGTAAAGGAGATCTCAAATCTGAATGATTAAAGTTTAGCTTTACAATTTGGTTTTGGAGGAAGAACAAGGAATATCGATAGAAACTAAACCATGCATTTGTATTGTAGGAATATTTGTCCAGTCATAGATATTACATTATGATTTAAGATTACAAAGAAACATTCagtattgaataattttaatatgtaatgacggtggttgtttttttaaaaaaattgtttaaaaatttattaaaataatatattttattatttttcatatctttACATTAAAACGAtgtaaaatcattgaaaaaattaatttaaaacaaaaaaaaattgaaattttttcaaaaatatttttaaaacgcaaaaataaattaacaggTTTTTAAGGATAAATACTAAGACTACTAGTACAAtttcaatttgataatttcattTTGGGTGTCCTAATCAAATACCAGTACTGGTTCAAATTGAAGATGGAGAAAATTAGTGCTTTGAGAAATGATGAAGGGCTAATATCTTATTTTCCTGGTAGAAGGTTAATTGAACCtttcaataaatctaaaactACAAGAATTACAAAGAAAGTTCGGGGTGACTTCACAGCCTGCCATGAACATGCACAAGAGGACTTGGAATCTGGGATGTTCAGGCCCAGACACAGTGCCCTAAGCCGACAGATCATCGGATGATCACAGATCACAGTGCCCTGAACagacaaattaataatttgtttttgaatttatgtatttCTCAATCTAAAGGAGTAGAACTTCAAttttctaaccttttttttttaataaatgaatataaatgcagttatatatatatatatatatatatatatatatatgacactTGAATATATCTGCCCCACAAAGAAAATGCCAGTATAAGCCTTGGAAGTATCATAGTCATTTCAATGGGACCAATGCACATTTCAAAGAAGCTTCATCTTGTCTTGCTTGCTAGGTTTGTAGTGGAAATTAAagcaaacaaaatttatttcaacATGCAATTGATAGATGATACAGTACTGAAAATAACACCACTACAAATTATATATCTTccattatttttagatattaagtATAATATACTCCGGTAATTGTGGGTGATCTTTCttaatatattagatttattttattggtgatattaataatattagaatTATTAGAATTTTGATGTCATCGAAATATTTTCAGTAATATTGTGGGCCTTATAAGTAATATTGTGGGCCTTATATGAAAAAACTTTCAGTAATATTGTGGGCCcacaaataacaaaatccaCAAATAACAAAATCCCATACTGAAAGTTTTTTCATACGTGTAATCCAATAACGTGTAATATTGTGGGCCTTATAAGATGAGTATaggattttgtttaatttggattttgttatttgtgCTTAACAACATCCAATTTTTCTCTGAAAGTAATACAAAGGCCCACAATAACGTGAAATACAAAGGCCCACAAATAACGTATAAAAAATTGTGCGGTAAAAGTTATTTGTTATAAGACTTTCGGTTATTTGTGGGCCTTATAAGATGAGTAtaggattttgttttatttggattttattgGATTACACGTATGAAAAAACTTTCAGAGAAAAATTGGATGTTGTTAAGCACGATGAAATTGTCAGCACAATAAAACATCCTTTACTTTTCCAATTATCAATATGAGATCAAAacaatatgttttcttttgtcTGTCTCCTCTTGCCTGCTTGGAGCTTTGCTCGTTATTGGGTCAAGTTTAATTGCAAATTTTGTCATAATAAAAGGGTCCCCGGACTTCCCTCCACAGCACATGACAGAACACAATCTATCATATAAACATTTACTGATgtattcaaaacttttttttgttcgCCCTTCTGTTCCACAgatgtgattattattattgtcaaaaTGATGAATTCACTTgtaaaatcttataattttatgagttaatttttatttaatatgtaaaattaaattaaaaatttagaaattagtaaaattaaatttgactcGAGGAAAATTAGTGATTATAAGAAACATAAATGCGAtgtaagataaataattttattgatttaatatgaATAACTGCTAAACTGAGATAGAAGAGGTTGAGCGATGGAAAGGAAGTTAGACTGCGAATCAACTGTGGATACAAGCTAGTTGGCTGggaatattaatatataattagtttacAGATTGTAGCTTGCACACACCTACCGATCTGGCTGTTTGTCACTTTTCAAACCGCTGATGAGCTCTCCATTTCAATCTTCagaaacaaaaaccctaaagactgtttacaaacaaatataaactttatcttttctcctcttattttttttcacaatccCCAAGGACATAAGATTGCTCACATCCCTCACATTGAATCGTCTGAAAAGCAATCAAAGAATCCTTTTCAAATGTTGATAATTGGCGAAACATAGCAACTTACAAGTTTCATTGCGCTACGCGGAGTAAACAAAGCGTCTgccatttttattgtttaaaagttGAGATTGATAATTGGCGAAAATAGCTGCAATACAAGAATTTTTAGTCTTCTACATTTTAACTGcacttaaaagcaaaaaattaaaaaaataaaatcaatgtataGGGGAATTTTCATTGTCTCATCATAGTTTTTCAACTATAATCAATTTCAATAAACAACAATTCAACCTCCTagcaaatataaatataattataaatttaaaatctaggattaatagaatttttaaaggacatttcttcaaaatcttttcatcatttttggTAGAAGTTTACGTGTAAAATCCAGGGTTTATATATTATTCACACACTAATTCAAaatcttttcatcatttttggtagaagttaaaaaaagtattttttaactGAAAGTTTTTTATGGTAAACGTGAGAAGAAGTGACGGGATTAGAAAATTAGAGTATCACAAAGATGATGATAGGGTGCAAGCATGAAAATATCGTAAGGAAGaggtttaatattatttctcaAGCGTCCTTTCCTCGTGGAAACTGCTGAGAAATGAGGGATGGAAACTGGAAAGGTCTTTGTTGCCTACCTGATTTGACTCGGCTCCAGCTGTTTATATCAGATTGTAGCTTGCCACACACCATTGGGTTTCATCTTTCTAAACATTTACGACGCTTCCTTCAGGAACAAAAACCCTGAAGACTGTATACAAACACTTCTCCATTTCAATCtgttgttaatttttctttattcaaacTTTCCTAAGTAGCCATCGATATCATGGCTATGAACTCTCGAAAAACTGGAGACAAAATCATTCTTGATCAAGAAAATCTGTTACCAGAGCCGAAACGCATTCAGAGAAGGTGGAAGATGGCTTACAAGGTCATCTATTTCACAAGgcttcttgtttctttctccAAGAAAGATCTTGACAGCCAGACCGAGATCCCAGGCTCCACATCCTATGTTGCTATTGACGTTCATGATGATACGTCCCCATGTGAGAATAAACCCGTTTCTTTGATTAATGTCTATCAGAGAACACTCATCAATATGGTAAAAGAAAAGAGCCTTAAAATCCTGAATCAATTGGGAGGAGTTTCGCAAGTTGCTATAATTCTTGAAACTGATGTTAAGGATGGTGTAGGGGAAGTTGATGTTGCTCATAGAAGGCATGTTTTCGGTGAAAATAGCTATAAGAAGTCTCCTTCTAAAAGATTTCCAAGCTATGTTCTTGAAGAATGCAAGGACCCGACCATTATCATTCTTTTGTTCTGTGCTATTATGTCCTTGGGATTCGCTATCAAGCTGCATGGGCTGAGAGATGGGTGGTACGATGGTGGCAGTATTATTCTCTCAACTGTTCATCTTGTTGCTGTCTCTGCTATTAGCAAATTCATGAAATCCAATAAGTTTGAGAAACTATTTCGTGTGAGAAATGATATAAAGGTACAAGTAGTGAGAGACAGGAGGCGACGTCGTGAAATTTCTATTTTTGAAGTGGTGGTGGGCGACGTGGTGTATTTGAATAAAGGAGACCAAATACCAGCTGATGGGTTGCTCTTGAATGATTCTTCTTTGAAGGTGGATGAATCAAGCATGAGTAGTGAAATGGACCATGTTGAGGTGAAAGGAAGGGAAAACCCTTTCTTGCTTTCTGGCTCAAAGGTGACTGATGGCAATGGCTTCATGCTTGTTACGTCTGTTGGAATGAATACGGCATGGGGTGAGATGATGAGTTCTAGAAGCCATGATCTGGATGAACAGACTCCATTACGATCTCACCTCGATAAGATCGTTTCTTACATGAGGAAGGTTGGATGGACAGTTGCTTTATTTGTGCTTGTAGTGCTGCTGATGAGGTACTTCACACGGAAAACTAGAGATGATAGTGGTTATTATGAATACAATGGGAGCAAGACAAAGATTAATAATGTGCTGGATCCAGTTGTGCGCAGTATTGCTGCAGCTGTGACTATTGTGGTGGTGGCAACTCCTGAAGGTCTCTCTTTGGCTGTAACTCTGACTTATCTATACTTCATGAAGAGAATGATGAAAGAGAGAGTCATGGTTCGTGAACTCTCTTCTTGTGAAAAAATGGGTTCAGCGACAACAATCATCATAGATAAGAAAGACATTCTTACTTTGAATCAGATGGAGGTTGTGGAATTCTTCATTGGAGAAGATATAATCAAAGCTAAACCTTCAAATGGTGAAATAGAATCGAAGGTCCTTGAGTTACTACAAGAAGGGTGTActtcaattcttgaaatttcTGGTAGTCCAACTGAAAAAGCAATACTTTCCTGGGCTATGTCGCCTTTGGGCATAAATATTGgcgaggaaaagaaaaaagttgaaataaaacatGAAGAGAACTTCGATCCTGAGAAGAACGGAAGCGGGGTACTATTGGTGAGGAGAAACAATGAGAAGGTAGTTCGTCACAGGAAGGGAGATGCCGAGGTGATACTAGCCATGTGTTCAAACTATTATGTTAGAAATGGGGAGATTAGAGACGTGAATGAGGATGCAAGAAAGCAGTTGAAGGAGATAATTCGGAGAATGGCAGTCAAAAGCCTCTGCTGTATGGCGTTTGCCTGTAAAGAAGTTGAAGACAGTGGACAGGCCTCTGACGAGCTTGAAGCAGCTGGATTCACTTTGCTGGGGCTCGTGGGGCTGAAGGACGGATGCAGAATAGAGATTAGAACGGCGGTAGAATCATGTAAGAATGCAGGAGTGAAAGTTATATTGGTCACCGGTGACGATGTTCGTACAGCAAGAGCTACAGCCATTGAATGTGGAGTTTTCAGTTGTGATCAAGAGGATGTGGAAAGCGATGCTATAGTCGAAGGAGTCCAATTCAGTAACTACTCGCGGGAGCAGAGAATGGAAAGGATTGGGAAAATCCTTGTGATGGGAAGTTCATCCCCAGCTGACAAGCTTG
This window of the Populus trichocarpa isolate Nisqually-1 chromosome 13, P.trichocarpa_v4.1, whole genome shotgun sequence genome carries:
- the LOC18104058 gene encoding putative calcium-transporting ATPase 13, plasma membrane-type; this encodes MAMNSRKTGDKIILDQENLLPEPKRIQRRWKMAYKVIYFTRLLVSFSKKDLDSQTEIPGSTSYVAIDVHDDTSPCENKPVSLINVYQRTLINMVKEKSLKILNQLGGVSQVAIILETDVKDGVGEVDVAHRRHVFGENSYKKSPSKRFPSYVLEECKDPTIIILLFCAIMSLGFAIKLHGLRDGWYDGGSIILSTVHLVAVSAISKFMKSNKFEKLFRVRNDIKVQVVRDRRRRREISIFEVVVGDVVYLNKGDQIPADGLLLNDSSLKVDESSMSSEMDHVEVKGRENPFLLSGSKVTDGNGFMLVTSVGMNTAWGEMMSSRSHDLDEQTPLRSHLDKIVSYMRKVGWTVALFVLVVLLMRYFTRKTRDDSGYYEYNGSKTKINNVLDPVVRSIAAAVTIVVVATPEGLSLAVTLTYLYFMKRMMKERVMVRELSSCEKMGSATTIIIDKKDILTLNQMEVVEFFIGEDIIKAKPSNGEIESKVLELLQEGCTSILEISGSPTEKAILSWAMSPLGINIGEEKKKVEIKHEENFDPEKNGSGVLLVRRNNEKVVRHRKGDAEVILAMCSNYYVRNGEIRDVNEDARKQLKEIIRRMAVKSLCCMAFACKEVEDSGQASDELEAAGFTLLGLVGLKDGCRIEIRTAVESCKNAGVKVILVTGDDVRTARATAIECGVFSCDQEDVESDAIVEGVQFSNYSREQRMERIGKILVMGSSSPADKLEMIRCLKEEGHVVAVTGGGTDDALALKEADIELSMGIRGTEVAKEGSKIVILDDNFISVVTMLSWGRCVYNNIQKFIQFQLTMNVAALVINLISACSSGVLSLSAFQILWEKVIIDTLGLLAVISHEQPTKDLMRKPPVCWSKRPINESIFNNILIQVFYQAVTLSALQFNVGKSILGLAINNTLVFNTSVICQVFNIFTARLPVEKKSMFMWIRKNKRFLAAVLVVTVAQGVIVELSSKVTNSNEKLDRKQWCVSLTMAASSWLFDQLVRRMILPKISFLGS